One Pseudorhodoplanes sinuspersici DNA segment encodes these proteins:
- a CDS encoding LLM class flavin-dependent oxidoreductase, producing the protein MTSLSILDLSPVPAGGSAAQSLRNSLDLARHADTLGFTRYWLAEHHNLANIASSAPDIMIGQIAAVTKNMRVGSGGVMLPNHAPLMVAERFKVLEALFPDRIDLGLGRAPGTDHVTSIALRRRQDVREDDDFLDRFQELLLLENNGFPKDHPFSSVHAMPNDVTLPPIFLLGSSDYSAQLAASIGAGFSFAHHFASHDAADAMRIYRERFQPSQHLAMPFAILATAAVVAENADEADHLASTIDLNFVRRAKGVYAPLESPEVAMAYDYSPADRERIKENRKRLSVGTPAMVKERLDALVETTLADEVMITTMLYDHEARKRSYTLLAEAFSLTAAHAKSPA; encoded by the coding sequence ATGACATCGCTCTCGATCCTCGATCTCTCCCCTGTTCCAGCCGGCGGCTCTGCGGCGCAATCGCTGCGCAACAGCCTCGATCTCGCGCGGCATGCCGACACGCTCGGTTTCACGCGGTACTGGCTGGCGGAGCATCATAACCTCGCGAATATCGCAAGTTCTGCACCGGACATCATGATCGGCCAGATTGCGGCGGTCACGAAGAACATGCGCGTCGGTTCTGGCGGCGTGATGCTGCCCAACCACGCGCCCCTGATGGTGGCAGAACGCTTCAAAGTGCTTGAAGCACTGTTTCCCGACCGGATCGATCTCGGTCTTGGCCGCGCGCCGGGCACCGACCATGTCACATCGATTGCCTTGCGACGGCGGCAAGATGTGCGTGAAGACGACGACTTCCTCGATCGCTTTCAGGAATTGCTACTGCTCGAAAACAATGGCTTCCCGAAAGACCATCCCTTCAGCAGCGTGCATGCGATGCCCAATGACGTCACGCTGCCGCCGATTTTTCTGCTCGGCTCGAGCGATTACAGTGCGCAGCTTGCAGCATCGATTGGCGCTGGTTTTTCCTTTGCACATCATTTCGCCAGTCATGATGCTGCCGATGCGATGCGCATCTATCGCGAGCGATTCCAGCCGTCGCAACATCTCGCCATGCCCTTCGCTATTCTTGCCACCGCGGCGGTCGTCGCGGAAAACGCTGACGAAGCCGACCATCTCGCTTCGACCATCGATCTCAATTTCGTACGCCGGGCGAAAGGCGTGTATGCACCGCTGGAAAGTCCGGAGGTCGCAATGGCCTATGACTATTCGCCGGCGGATCGTGAGCGCATCAAGGAGAACCGCAAGCGGCTGTCGGTGGGCACCCCTGCGATGGTCAAAGAACGGCTTGACGCTCTGGTCGAGACGACCCTGGCAGACGAAGTGATGATCACCACCATGCTCTACGATCATGAGGCGCGAAAGCGGTCCTATACATTGCTGGCGGAGGCTTTCTCACTCACGGCGGCTCATGCTAAGTCGCCTGCCTAA